Part of the Geodermatophilus obscurus DSM 43160 genome is shown below.
CTTCACCTCGCGGGCGAGGTCGAGGTAGGCGGTGCCGGGCAGGTCGGGGTGGATGCCGCCCTGCATGCAGATCTCGGTCGCACCGGCCGCCCACGCCCGGTCCACGCGCGCCCCGACCTCCTCGAGGGACAGCGTGTAGGCGTCGGCGTCGGTGCGCCGCTGGGCGAAGGCGCAGAACCGGCAGCCGGTGTAGCAGACGTTGGTGAAGTTGATGTTCCGGTTGACGACGTAGGTGACGTCGTCGCCGTTGACGTCCCGGCGGACGGCGTCGGCCAGCGCGCACAGCACGTCGAGGTCCGGGCCGCCCGCGCCGAGCAGCGCCAGGTACTCGGCGTCCGACAGCCCCGCGGGGTCGGTCTCGGCGTGCCCCAGCGCGGCGCGCACCGTCGGGTCGCCGGCGGCGAGCGCGGTCGAGTGCCCGTCGCGGGCGCTCTCGGTGCGTGAGCGCAGCTCGGCCCAGTCGCCGTAGACGGCGTCGAAGTCGCCGCGCCGGTCGCCGGTGCGCCCGGTGGTGTCGACCTCGACGTGCAGGTCGGTCCGCCCGGACGACGTCCACGCCTCGTCGGGCTCCTGCCACGGCAGTCCTGTGGGGATGCGTCCCTCGACGGCGAGGCCATCGGGGCCGGCGAGCGCGGCGACGTGCGGGCGCACCCGCGGGTCCAGCCACGGCTCGGGGGAGAGCACGTACGGCGGCTGCGCGGCCAGCCGCTCGCGCAGCTCGAACCCGGCCTCGGCGGTGAGCGCGGCCAGCTCGTCGGTGTTGGGCCACGGCCGCTCGGGGTTGACGTGGTCGGGGGTGAGCGGGGAGACGCCGCCCCAGTCGTCGACGCCGGCGCGCAGCAGCAGGCCGAGCTCGGTGGAGTCCGAGAGGTTCGGCGGCGCCTGCACCCGCGCCCCGGGGCCGAGCAGCAGCCGGGTGACGGCGACCGCGGCGACGTACTCCTGCAGCTCCAGGTCGTCGTGTGCGGCCATCGCCGTCCGCGGCTTGGCGCGGAAGTTCTGGACGATGACCTCCTGCACGTGCCCGTGCCGCTGCGCGGCGGCCCGGATCTGCAGGACGGCGTCCACCCGCTCGGCGTAGTCCTCACCGATGCCCAGCAGCACACCGGTGGTGAAGGGGACGGCGGAGCGGCCGGCGTCCTCCAGCACCCGCAGCCGGACGGCGGGCTCCTTGTCGGGGCTGCCGAAGTGCGGGCCGCCCCGCTCGGACCACAGCCGGGTGGCGGTCGTCTCGAGCATCATCCCCATCGAGGCGGAGACGGGCTTGAGCCGCTGGATCTCCTCCCAGCTCAGCACCCCGGGGTTGAGGTGGGGGAGCAGCCCGGTCTCCTCCAGCACCCGGATCGCCATGGCGCGCAGGTAGGCCGGCGTGGAGTCGAAGCCGTGGGCCTCCAGCCACTCGGCCGCGACCGGCCAGCGGTCCTCCGGGCGGTCGCCGAGGGTGAACAGCGCCTCCTTGCAACCCAGCGCGGCACCGGCCCGGGCGATGTCGAGCACCTCGTCGGGAGAGAGGAACGGCGCCTTGCCCTGGGCGCGCAACTGCCCGGGCGTGGTGACGAACGTGCAGTAGTGGCAGCGGTCGCGGCACAGGTGGGTGAGCGGGATGAACACCTTGCGGCTGTAGGTCACCACTCCCGGCCGCCCGGCGGAGGCGAGCCCCGCGTCGCGGATCCGGCCGGCCGCGGTCAGCAGCCGGTCCAGCGGCTCGCCCTCGCCCAGCCCTCGGGCGTGCAGCACCGTCTCGGCCTCGACGGCGTCCAGGGTCACCCCGCGCTCGGCGCGGGTGAGGGCACGGCGGACGGCGGACTCCGACGGGTTCAACGGCTCGCTCATCGGTCCCGACGCTAGTTGAAGGACCCCCTCGCCCCCCAGCCGCTCGCACCCCCGCGGCCGGCCCCCGCAAAGGCGACTGCCCGTCCCCTCACCGTGGAAGGCCCCCGTCCTCCCTGCCCTTCGCCAGCTCAGGCCGGTGCTCCGGGGCGCGGACCGGGGTCAGGGGTGCGCCGCTCCCGCCCGCGGGCCTGGCAGGGATCCAGGACGGGGGCCGCTCACAGGTCGCGGCGCGAGAAGGCCAGCGCGGCCAGCCCCCAGACCATCGCCACCCAGACCACCGTCCACGCCAGGTACGCCGCGGTGAGCGGGGCCTCGCTGAGGAAGGGGAACCCCTCCAGCTCGACGCCGAACTGGGCGAGAGCGGACGGGTCCTGCAGGGAGTGCATGGCCCCGCGCCAGAGCCCGTCGGTGGGCAGCAGCACCCGCGACACCGTGCCGACCCGGGCCACGTCGTCGTTGCCCAGCGCCTGCCCGATGCCGCCGACCACGCCGGCGATCCAGGTCGCGCCGAACAGCCCGACGGCCACCACGCCGGATGCCATCGGCGACACGACGGTCGACAGCAGCAGGCCCAGGGTCAGCAGGACGGTGGTCTGCCCGGCCAGCAGCGCCAGTGCGCCGACGATGTCGGGAGGCCAGTAGCCGACGGTCAGCTCGACGACGAGGCACTGGGCCAGGCCGGCGAGGACGACGAACCCGCTGCCGAAGGCCACCAGCCCCAGCCACTTGCCGAGCAGCACGGTCGAGCGCCGCACCGGCCGGGCCAGCATGGCGAGGGAGATGCCGCTCTCCACCTCACCGGACAGCGTCGGCCCCGCGAGGAACGCCGTGCCCAGCGCCGCGATCAGGCTCATCCCGAACATGACGAGGTTGAGCAGCTGGGACGCCACGAGCCGGGCCTGGCCGCTGGTCATGGCCCCGAACTCGGTCTCCACGGAGGCCAGCCGGGCGAAGCCCCAGCCGCTGAGCACCAGCAGCGCGGCCGTGAGGGCGACCAGCGCCCACAGCACCCGCCGCCGCGAGGCCTCGCGCAGGGTGAGCGCCGCGATCGTGAGCACCGCGCGGGCGGTCACGGCCGGCCGTCCCCGGAGCCGGCGCGCAGGATGCCGAGCAACCGCTCCTCCAGGCTGATCCGCGCCGGCTCCACCGCGTGGACCTGCACGCCGAGCCCCACCAGGTCGCGCACCAGGGAGGGCACCGCGGCCCCGTCGTCGTCGGCGGGCAGCGCGACGGTGGACCACTCGCCCTCGCGCTCGACCGGCCCGGCGGCGGCCAGCCGCGCCTCGGCCGCGGGGCTCACCCCGGTCAGGTGGAGCCGGACCTCGCGCTGACCGAGCAGCTCGGCCAGCGTGCCGGAGGCGGCGACCCGGCCGCGGTCCAGCACGACCACCCGGTCGCACACCCGCTCCACCTCGCCGATGAGGTGCGAGTTCAGCACCACCGCCACGCCACGCTCCCGGAGCGACAGCACCACGTCGCGCACGTCGGCCCGGCCGAGGGGGTCCAGGGCGCTGGTCGGCTCGTCGAGCACCACGAGCTCGGGGCGGGCCACCAGCGCCACGGCCAGCCCGAGCCGCTGCTGCATGCCCTTGGAGAAGCCCCCGACCCGGTCCCCGGCGCGGGCGCCCAGCCCGACCAGCTCCAGGCAGCCGTGCTGCTCGTCCCGGGGGATGTCGGCGCCGGCCAGGCGGACGTGCAGCCGGAGCACCTCGGCCGCGGTCAGCCAGGGCTGGTAGCGGAACAGCTCGGGCAGGTAGCCCACGCGGGCGCGGGCGGACGGGTCGGCGCCGGGCCGGCCGAGCACCATCACCTCACCCGCGTCGGGACGGACCAGCCCCAGCAGCATCTTGATGACGGTGGTCTTGCCGGCCCCGTTCGGCCCCAGCAGGCCCACCACCTCACCGCGGCCCACGGACAGCGAGACGCCGTCCACGGCCGTGCGCCGTCCGTAGCGCTTCCGCAGGCCGTCGCACCACAGGGCCGGGGTCGGGGGCAGGTCGCGGACCAGTTGCGCCGCGGCCCGGACGGCGGCGTCGCCGGGAGCCGCGACCGGAGGTGCGTCGGCCATCGTCAGCCCAGCTCGCGGGCCAGTGCCAGCACCTCGTCGGTGCCCAGCGCGCCACCGACCAGGTTGACGACGCCGTCCTCGACCCAGACCACGGCGGCCAGCGCCTGGTCGCGCGACTCGAGCACGGTGGCGGGCAGGCCGCCGACCTCCGCCTGCGAGGTCTCCACCAGGTCGACCGGCACCGGGATCGGCAGGGTCGATCCGTCGGCGGTGAAGGTGCGCAGCTGGGCCGCCACGTCCTCGGGGAGGCCCGGCAGCGAGAGCAGGAAGTCCCGCACGGTCTCGAAGGGGACGCCGGACGACGACGCCGTGGGCGCCACCGCGCGGCCGACCACGAGGGTGGGCAGCCCCGACGTCTGCGACCACACCGCCGCGACGCCCGGGCCCGCGGTGAGGCGCACCTGGCTGCCGTCGAGGCCCGCGGGCACGGGCGGCAGGGGTTCCCCGGACGCCGCCGCGGCCTGCGCGGCCTTCTCGGCGGAGAAGGTGAAGAC
Proteins encoded:
- a CDS encoding ABC transporter ATP-binding protein codes for the protein MADAPPVAAPGDAAVRAAAQLVRDLPPTPALWCDGLRKRYGRRTAVDGVSLSVGRGEVVGLLGPNGAGKTTVIKMLLGLVRPDAGEVMVLGRPGADPSARARVGYLPELFRYQPWLTAAEVLRLHVRLAGADIPRDEQHGCLELVGLGARAGDRVGGFSKGMQQRLGLAVALVARPELVVLDEPTSALDPLGRADVRDVVLSLRERGVAVVLNSHLIGEVERVCDRVVVLDRGRVAASGTLAELLGQREVRLHLTGVSPAAEARLAAAGPVEREGEWSTVALPADDDGAAVPSLVRDLVGLGVQVHAVEPARISLEERLLGILRAGSGDGRP
- a CDS encoding ABC transporter permease subunit; the encoded protein is MTARAVLTIAALTLREASRRRVLWALVALTAALLVLSGWGFARLASVETEFGAMTSGQARLVASQLLNLVMFGMSLIAALGTAFLAGPTLSGEVESGISLAMLARPVRRSTVLLGKWLGLVAFGSGFVVLAGLAQCLVVELTVGYWPPDIVGALALLAGQTTVLLTLGLLLSTVVSPMASGVVAVGLFGATWIAGVVGGIGQALGNDDVARVGTVSRVLLPTDGLWRGAMHSLQDPSALAQFGVELEGFPFLSEAPLTAAYLAWTVVWVAMVWGLAALAFSRRDL
- a CDS encoding bifunctional FO biosynthesis protein CofGH; the protein is MSEPLNPSESAVRRALTRAERGVTLDAVEAETVLHARGLGEGEPLDRLLTAAGRIRDAGLASAGRPGVVTYSRKVFIPLTHLCRDRCHYCTFVTTPGQLRAQGKAPFLSPDEVLDIARAGAALGCKEALFTLGDRPEDRWPVAAEWLEAHGFDSTPAYLRAMAIRVLEETGLLPHLNPGVLSWEEIQRLKPVSASMGMMLETTATRLWSERGGPHFGSPDKEPAVRLRVLEDAGRSAVPFTTGVLLGIGEDYAERVDAVLQIRAAAQRHGHVQEVIVQNFRAKPRTAMAAHDDLELQEYVAAVAVTRLLLGPGARVQAPPNLSDSTELGLLLRAGVDDWGGVSPLTPDHVNPERPWPNTDELAALTAEAGFELRERLAAQPPYVLSPEPWLDPRVRPHVAALAGPDGLAVEGRIPTGLPWQEPDEAWTSSGRTDLHVEVDTTGRTGDRRGDFDAVYGDWAELRSRTESARDGHSTALAAGDPTVRAALGHAETDPAGLSDAEYLALLGAGGPDLDVLCALADAVRRDVNGDDVTYVVNRNINFTNVCYTGCRFCAFAQRRTDADAYTLSLEEVGARVDRAWAAGATEICMQGGIHPDLPGTAYLDLAREVKRRQPGIHLHAFSPMEIVNGAARTGLSFTDFLTAAREAGLDSVPGTAAEILDDDVRWVLTKGKLPTATWLEIITTAHRVGIPTTSTMMYGHVDTPAHWVAHLRTLARVQDETGGFTEFVLLPFVHHSSPIYLAGVARPGPTVRENRAVHAVARLLLHGRIPNIQTSWVKLGDVGTQAVLQGGANDLGGTLMEETISRMAGSTNGSLKTIAELEAVAAAIGRPARQRTTEYGTPSAERLATARSEEGRRALDLSVLATPTTTT